In Myxococcus guangdongensis, one genomic interval encodes:
- a CDS encoding coiled-coil domain-containing protein — translation MNPRSLVLALCLLVGVPTWAASGLEAARARAQVARSEARGLRTQQQTLRDELQGVAERIETLKAKAQGRLTTGTELETALRRSQELSGSLTQLAQAVSTAEGESERAHVALHQALSDELARLMTAWDKTADRAQRATLLEVMRTTRTERDAVRLALPASKVPTLDRTTTGGDDPEDLLEQADTLRDAEDKVRERLKLMRARITEAREERDLDRRMSDFLGEESMFDEQDRRLRLRMSSDRSLRVEPSDRGGGMFQSDSEGSSDSPPMSGNPGAPTGGPDPGPETPTPSRPEPMSARAQDRRPLVDGVRAQDLAAGGPVDLTAMEAEAKRLETLAKELDGRAGALERRAQELTK, via the coding sequence ATGAACCCCCGCTCCCTCGTCCTCGCGTTGTGCCTGCTGGTGGGCGTGCCCACCTGGGCCGCGTCCGGCCTGGAGGCGGCGCGCGCGCGGGCGCAGGTGGCGAGGAGCGAGGCCCGGGGGCTGAGGACCCAGCAGCAGACGCTGCGGGACGAGCTGCAGGGTGTGGCCGAGCGCATCGAGACGCTGAAGGCCAAGGCCCAGGGGCGGCTGACGACGGGCACGGAGCTGGAGACGGCGCTGAGGCGCTCGCAGGAGCTGAGCGGCTCGCTCACGCAGCTGGCGCAGGCGGTGTCCACGGCGGAGGGCGAGTCGGAGCGCGCGCACGTGGCGCTGCACCAGGCGCTGTCGGACGAGCTCGCGCGGCTGATGACGGCCTGGGACAAGACGGCGGACCGCGCCCAGCGCGCCACGCTGCTCGAGGTGATGCGCACCACGCGCACGGAGCGCGACGCGGTGCGCCTGGCGCTGCCCGCCTCCAAGGTGCCCACGCTGGACAGGACGACGACGGGCGGCGACGACCCGGAGGACCTGCTGGAGCAGGCGGACACCCTGCGTGACGCCGAGGACAAGGTGCGCGAGCGGCTCAAGCTGATGCGCGCGCGCATCACCGAGGCGCGCGAGGAGCGCGACCTGGACCGCCGGATGAGTGACTTCCTCGGCGAGGAGTCGATGTTCGACGAGCAGGACCGGCGGCTGCGGCTCCGGATGAGCTCGGACCGGAGCCTGCGGGTGGAGCCCAGCGACCGCGGCGGCGGCATGTTCCAGAGTGACTCCGAGGGCTCGAGCGACTCGCCGCCCATGTCGGGCAACCCGGGTGCTCCCACGGGAGGGCCGGACCCCGGCCCCGAGACGCCCACCCCCAGTCGGCCCGAGCCCATGTCCGCCCGCGCCCAGGACCGCCGCCCGCTGGTGGACGGCGTGCGCGCCCAGGACCTGGCCGCCGGAGGGCCGGTGGACCTGACGGCCATGGAGGCCGAGGCGAAGCGCCTGGAGACCCTGGCGAAGGAGCTGGATGGACGGGCCGGCGCGCTGGAGCGCCGCGCGCAGGAGCTGACGAAGTAG
- a CDS encoding tetratricopeptide repeat protein — translation MSDARLEQFKKMVADFPDSPMSHFSLGKLYLERKQYAEAAAALEQAVRLDGTYAAAMVSLGDALSGAGQTERAREVLTRAREHALSQGHPGLAEEIDERISDLG, via the coding sequence ATGAGCGACGCCCGGCTGGAGCAGTTCAAGAAGATGGTGGCCGACTTCCCCGACTCCCCCATGAGCCACTTCTCCCTCGGCAAGCTGTACCTGGAGCGCAAGCAGTACGCCGAGGCCGCCGCCGCCCTGGAGCAGGCCGTGAGGCTGGATGGGACCTACGCGGCCGCCATGGTCTCCCTGGGGGACGCGCTGTCGGGTGCCGGTCAGACGGAGCGCGCCCGCGAGGTGCTCACCCGCGCCAGGGAGCACGCGCTGTCCCAGGGGCACCCGGGGCTCGCCGAGGAGATCGACGAGCGCATCTCCGACCTGGGCTGA